Part of the Notamacropus eugenii isolate mMacEug1 chromosome 5, mMacEug1.pri_v2, whole genome shotgun sequence genome is shown below.
ttctttattatttcaagcagttttttacttgaatctctgggattctgtaagtatatcatcatatcatctgcaaagagtgaactAGGAAATATCTACCTTAAAAAAGTCCAGGTCTCCCTCTGCACCTGGGTCATCACCAGCTGTCCtggtctatatcttgccactgaattccaatgactctggaagagaaagtgaagctgatgattttgcacagatCTGCCCAACTCATATGCAATTTACTTGTTAGTCAGGACATTATCACCCTcctgatgccattggtcctcttcaagaatgaaggtaGGATAACATCTATATGGAAAGGTCTAAATGAACTTTCCCCTTCTGGTAACACACACACTCTGGACCTTTGATTGATTAAATGCAAAAGGAGGAgttagaaggagaaagaagaagaaaatccaaATGTTTGAAGTCTGAAAAGCATCTCAACTATCTACAATCCAAGTCAACCCAACTGAGCTTCCAgatagaaagacaagaaagaatataaaactgTAGTCCTTCCAGAAACATTCAATAAGAAAACTACAATGAAGATGCTTAAACAATCACACAGAAAACTTCACAGACATAGTGAGGAGAGTCAAGCTGAGAGTGACTGAATCAGAGGACACTGACATGGAGAATTCCCACACTTAACTTAGTAAGAAGTGACTAAGAATTGACCATATTCGATAAGTCAACAGGCTGCCTCAGAATTAGAGGAGACAAAGACAAGAGATGGTTACATTGGGAAGACTTGGTCCATTGGGGAGTCTCCCTCTCTGATCAGAGGCTTGTCTTCTAAGGACCACCTCACACCAGAGGGGAGGGAGTTTTAGAGTCTGAAAAGTGCTTGGTCCATTGGAGAAGTAGAGAAGATAAGGTATATAGTGCAAAAGCTCATGACGTTACCAAACTTCTGGACTTGAAACATCAATCCCCTTCAGCATCACAAACTACTTACTTTAAACATCCAAGTGAGGAGAATGAGGTTCCCCaaggaataactttttttttcacaaaagcagatgaaagaagaaaatccaGACTTGCTCACTCATTTCACTAAATTCTGGGGACCTGTCCCTGTTTACTAGAAGGCTCATTCTGTAGGAAGGATGTAGACCTAGGTCATGGGGATAACTGCTTGGCTTCCTCCTCTGACGTGCCAGAAGGTCAGACCAAATCACTGGAAAGCTGTGGCAAAGGAGGaatttgatgtcaagaaaaattcCCTAAGAGTTAGTGGTGCTCAAAGAGGGAGAGGTTACCTGCAGAGTCTGTGGCTTCCTCTCCTTGGAGCCTGGAGAGCCACCTGTCAGACAGGGCAGAGTGAGGTTTCCTGGACAGGGGACTGTGGAGGACTTTTCTACCTCACCACTTCTACTGATCTTCAGGGATTCTTCTTAACTTCACTTTTCTCCTGTCACACTCAGGAAACTCACTTTTGTCCCCAGGGGGAGACTTTGCACTTCTCCTTCTTGGGGAAGAGGTAATAGAAGGAGTATTTCTCTAGTTTCCagtaagtgccaggcattgtgctcaaTACTTTTAGAACTATTGgaccatttgattctcacaaaaaccctgagatACAGAGGttattcttatttccattttacagtggaggaaactgaggcaaacagagctgatgagacttgtccaggatcacacagctggtaagtgtctgagactggactgGCAGTCAGCTCTCCCTGATTTCAGGTAGAAGGCTCTATTCACTCAACCACATAGTAGCCCATGTAAAATGATAGATCATTAGATAAAGCCCAGCGTTGCAGGTTCTTAACAACTTTTTTCTTCCTGCCTCGTTCCTGGGCTTGTCTCCTGGAGAGATTGCCTCTCTGACATTGAACCATAAACACCTGCTCTCTGAGGGAAATTGTCTAACTTCTTCTAATGCCACTGATTGGATTGTGGTCTAAGCTATTGCTGCCCATCCTCTTCATGGGATGTGATCACTCTGCCAATGTAGTGCTCAAATCCAGGTCAACTATGTCCGCAGCACTGTTCTCTTCATGTACTAAGTTAGTAACTGTGCCCAGGAAGGGAAGGTGTCTTTGGTTAGGGAAATCAAGCTGCCTGGTCACCATCACTAGTTACTTCTCTGTCTAAGCATTACCCATGTATGTCTTTAATTATCCATTCTCCTATACCCCTGGGAACTGAAGCCAGGTCTATAGCTTCAGTGAGAAgactgttctcttctctcttgctGAAAATCAAGAccacatttgcccttctccaatcttTTTGAGCCTCTCTCCTTTATCATGACCTTTtacacattattttatttatttattttattaaatattttgcaattacctgtaaaattttaaaattactactTTACCTTTTGAATTCCcaattctctgtctccctcctctttctcctttctctttgagaaagcaagcattttGTGTGAgtttaaaaagaagaaggaagtgagaagagatagcaagagatagaatgaaagagaaaatggaaatagaaaaaagaaaatgagagagaggagtAAAACAGATATTATGGGATTGTTTTCTCTAACTTCTCCACAACATATGGACAAGTCTTGAGTTAATATGAAGACACTCTGGGACATTTAGTGATTGGATGAAGGCAGATGGCCCCCAGGGAATGATCGTGACACTGATGGAAAGAATCAGAGACAGATCTGAACTGGTGCACCAAGGGGGTGCACAGGACTGGAACAGTCAAAACTGGGGAGGTCCTAGAGGAGGCCAACCTTGGTCCCTATAGCACAGGATTGCAGGGACACCAGAGAGTGGGCCCAGGGGAAGTGTTCCAGTTCTCCCCACCCAACCTCAACTGTCAGTCTGATCAGTGGGAGCTGCAAGAGCAAGCCCAGAATAACTTTACACCAGGCTCTGTAGGAGCTTGTCCTCTCCCTGTCCTGCACTGAGactaagctccctgaaggcaggtacatctctcttttctctgcatCTGCAGTGCCCTGggcagagcttggcacataggagcCTCTTCATGAGTCATCACAGGGTTTGTAGCTGAAATCTTGGAGAACAGGTCCTGACCTGCATCAATGAGATAATGGTGGTTTTACTGAGATTgaatcccaaggagatcaaagacaacACAGAATGGTCCCATAGGTTCCAGAACATCCATAACAAAAGTCATGGCAGCTCAAATACTGCCACCAGCACAAGGGAAAGGAAACTGGGGATCCAAAGGTGCAGGGAATCTGACTGAATTATGGGGGATGAGAATCCTGGAATGTGGAACTCAGGTGGATATGATCATACAGAGAAGCACATGACAATCATTATGAACTGGTGCAGCATGAGAAAGGGGAATCCAGGAGGATACTGAGGGCAAAGGTCACAGGAatctaaataaaaagaaatgtcagCCAGTCAAGAGTcacccagcatttattaagtgcttactctgtctCAGGCATTGTGGTAGGTACTGAAGatactgagaaagagaaaagcagtgCAAATTCACCAGGAAGGTTCATTTTCCTGTAATGAGCACCAAGTCATTAACCAGGTatttagaagagagaagaagagtaAAAGACAATAGGTGGAAAGAGGAATCAGGGAGTGACTTTGGAGCTGAGGTTTGGGCTTCAAGCCAGGAAAAAGACAGTGAGGAGTGAAATTCTTCCACGCATAGAGTACAGCCAGAGCAAAggcctggagatgggagatggaatgccatACCAAAAGCAGGCCATTGGCTCATGTAGCTGAATTAGAGAGATCTTAGAGGAGAGTAAACTAATAATAATCATGCCCAGCATTTCTGCAGTGATTCATGGTCTGTGAAACACTTGGCAAAtctcacatttgatcctcaccacaaggCTGAGGGTGGAGGGGCTGTTACTGTCCCCAttgtatagatgggaaaactgaggctcagacagaggCAAGACTGACAgggaatgtctgaggcaggatttcagctcaggtctaCCTAATCCCAGTTCAGCTTGCACAGGAGAGGGCCAGGCTCTGGTCACTGACCCCCATCAGCCACACAGGCACCCTGGTCCATAAAAGATCCATGCCCCCAGTCTTTGCAGCAGATCTGTCCTCCCCCAGCACCTCAGTCCTGACTGTCCCAGGAGCTGGCCCAGGAAAGGagctccccatccccacccccacacacacccctctcccTGAACTCAATGAAGGAGGCCAGGAGCCCACTGACGAGAGGACAAGGGTTCCTCTTCTGAGGatgttcctccctctctctccacacaaGGACTTCCTGTTTCATCTTCCTCTTTGCTGTGACCCTGACAGGGAACCATAGTGCTCAGGGAGTGACACAGAGCCCCAGAGGAGCCTGGCTCTCTCCTGTCTCAttcatgctgctgctgctgctgctgcccttgcTTTGGGAGGGTGAGTGGGGCTGGGGCAGAGGGAGGCTGGTCTGAGGGGTGAGAAGAGGTGGAGATGTTGACCAAGCCTCTGTCTGCCCTCAGGGTCCCTGTCCCAGAGATTGGAGGTGCAGCCCTCGGTGACTGTGGAGGAGGGAATGTGTGCCCATGTTCCCTGCACCTTCAATACCTACGGATTCTACGTCAATTACAACAACCGCATTTATGGCTACTGGTTCAGTGAAAGTTCTGATGTTGTGAGAGACAGGCCCGTGGCCACCAATGACCCATCGCGGAAGGTGGAACATGGAGCCCAGGGGAGATTCCATCTCACTGGGGATCCCAGGTTGAAATCTTGCTCTCTGAGCATCACAGACGCCCAGTTCTCAGACAGGGGACGATACTTCTTCCGTATTGACTATGAATATGGTAGATACAATTTTGGAAATCAGCTACTTTATGTGAATGTGACAGGTAGGATACCCCTCTCCTGGGAGGGTCTCAGTGTATGAGGCAGGGAGGTCTGAGGAATGGGATGGCCTTGCAGCCTCTGTAGCTCCCCATGGGAATGGTGAGAGAACACAGAGGATATGTGgggaagaaccaggaaaggtGTGAAGATCCTGCCTAAAGCTCCAGAGCTACAAATGGTGGAGCCTTCTTTGGGTGGAACCAGGACCCCAGACAATACTGAGAGGCACCATGGTTGttctggaaagaactctggagctGCTGCCAAAGGAAGGAGATTCAATTCTATATTTCTGACTGACTGTCTTTGGGGCattttgaagtataatttttcctTTGCCTCTTGACTCTGTTTCTCTTGATGTGAAATGAAGGGCTtgttctccattttctttattgATATTTCCCCTTGACTTACAATATGTGGGTGACTTCAGTCCTGAGGATAATTCGGGTTGCCTAGAATGCTGTTTAGGAGCAGGAGTCTGAATGGGGTCATATTATGCATGGAACATAGTAGGACCCTGAGGAATGGGGTAGGTTCAGCTCTTGGAAGGACACTTGAGTCCTCAGTCCCCTTCCCACTCCATGGCTCACTGTCTCTCTCGTCTCTAGACTTGAAGCAGAAACCAGACATCTCTATGCCAGAGGTGCTAGAGTCAGGAAATCCAGTGACTCTGAAATGCACATTTCCTTCAGCCTGTGGGCAAGACAGGCCTTTCACATTCTTCTGGATGTGGGGTGCCCTCTCCTCCAAGGCACAGAGCTCTGAAACTTCACCCTCCTCCCAGTTCTCCTTCATCTCTGGGCCCCAGCATCATGGCACCAACCTCACCTGTCAGGTCACCCTTCCTGGAGGCCGTTTGAGCACAAAGAGAACTGTCCAACTCAATGTGTCCTGTGAGTGCTGGGGCAGTAGACCTGCCTTTCCCAAGGGAGGATGTAAGGGTGGGATATGTTAAGGGATCAGGGTCAGGGCCAAACCCTGGGAAACCAGATGCTCTTTTTCCTGATCAGGGCAGGGAAAGCTCCCTCCCAGAACAGATACAGCCTGTGAtttcctgtttgtttgttttttttctctctcagccTCTTTGGCTTCATGTGCCAATGTCAGTCAGGTAGAGTTAGCCTAGATGTCCTCAGAGCTCCTTCCACTCTGACATTCTGGAATTTAATCTCTTCCCTGCCTGCTGCTGGACTGGACAGAGAGCCCCTCCCGCAGCAAACCTGCTCCTTCTTTTGCAGATGCTGTGCAGAATGTGACCATCACCATGGCCCAGGACAACAGGACAATAGGTATCAGCAGAACTGCTACGGGAGGACAGGGAGGGGATCCTGAGGTTTCAGCTTGTATTCTGAGGGTAAGTGTGGATGTCAGGGACAGGAAGGAGACAGGAGAGACTAGGAGTCACTCTGCAAGCCCAGGTTCTCTTTGGCCTGGGCTGCTCCTCCTTTTGGAATAACATCAGCTCGTGTTTACTCCAGATTTGAAGGGTTAGAAAccattttctttcaaataatctTAGTAGATATGGAGTGTGAGAATTCTGATGCCCatatttcagatgaaaaaactgaggcttagagctGTGAGGAGAGCTGGACCTAATGAACACAAGTCCATAGTAACAGAGAGGTGTGAATTCTAAGTGTACACTGCACCTGACTTGTGCTAAGAAGGACAAGGTCCACCTTGAATCCAGTTATTAGgacagtgttctgtccactgaaACTGTCATATTGGGTAAGCTGA
Proteins encoded:
- the LOC140503634 gene encoding sialic acid-binding Ig-like lectin 13 is translated as MLLLLLLPLLWEGSLSQRLEVQPSVTVEEGMCAHVPCTFNTYGFYVNYNNRIYGYWFSESSDVVRDRPVATNDPSRKVEHGAQGRFHLTGDPRLKSCSLSITDAQFSDRGRYFFRIDYEYGRYNFGNQLLYVNVTDLKQKPDISMPEVLESGNPVTLKCTFPSACGQDRPFTFFWMWGALSSKAQSSETSPSSQFSFISGPQHHGTNLTCQVTLPGGRLSTKRTVQLNVSYAVQNVTITMAQDNRTIGFVSGNSSVLVQEGQSVHLFCAANSNPPATLSWILGDQTLASSQPSEDGVLHLDLPHLGPADEGHYICLAQHPLGSKQASLNISVQYESTRSNLIQKDVILGVLCGVGAITLLALCVLLLIKMLRKKSVEATAAEASRGQAEDPKRPSGVDLSLNTISPTEDRESTPAPLEDGLDELHYACLNLQGAEPKEDNRFTDPFTTYSEIRFQ